From the Vibrio tubiashii ATCC 19109 genome, the window CCTCTAATTCTTCCTTACCACATCGCTATCGACAACGCGCGTGAAATCGCTCGTGGTGCTAAAGCGATTGGTACAACTGGTCGTGGTATCGGTCCAGCTTACGAAGATAAAGTTGCTCGTCGCGGTCTTCGCGTTGGTGACCTTTTCGATAAAGAAATGTTCGCTGAGAAACTAAAAGAAGTGATGGAATTCCATAACTTCCAACTAGAGCACTTCTACAAAGCTGAAACAGTAAGCTACGATGAAGTTCTTGAGCAGTGCATGGGTTACGCTGACCTACTAACCTCTATGGTTATGGACGTAACTGACGAACTAGACGCAGCACGTAAGCGCGGCGACAAGGTTATGTTCGAAGGTGCTCAAGGTACTCTACTAGACATCGACCACGGTACTTACCCATACGTAACTTCATCTAACACGACTGCTGGTGGTGTTGCTGCAGGTTCTGGTTTTGGTCCTCGTCACATCGGTTACATCCTTGGTATTACTAAGGCTTACTGTACTCGCGTTGGTTCAGGTCCATTCCCAACTGAGCTTTACGATGGTCTAGACAAGCAAGACCCAGTAGGTAAGCACCTAGGTGATGTTGGCCACGAGTTTGGTGCAACAACAGGTCGTCTACGTCGTACAGGTTGGTTCGATGCAGTGGCAATGCGCCGTGCAATCCAAATCAACTCTCTAACTGGTATGTGTCTGACTAAACTAGACGTTCTTGATGGTCTTAAAGAGATCAAGATTTGTACTGGTTACAAGATGAAAGATGGCTCTATCCTAGAAGTTTCTCCAATGGCTGCAGAATCATTCGAAGAAGCGACGCCAATCTACGAAACTATGCCAGGTTGGTCTGAGACAACATTTGGTGCTAAGTCTCTAGACGCGCTTCCACAAGCAGCTCTAGATTACATCAAGCGTATCGAAGAGCTAACGGGTGTACCTGTAGACATCATTTCTACTGGTCCAGACCGTAACGAAACAATCATTAAGGTTCACCCTTACCAGGCTTAATCTTTGATTGTTCAGCAATTTTATAAACCGGCGTCTATCGCCGGTTTTTTTATAACCAATTTTTCTTGCGATTCCCTTAACTTACGGCAACAATTTGCCATAGAACGGCAATTTTGATTAAAGAGTTAGCATTGATTGCCGATACTAGTATCAAGCTTGCCGTGTTTGCGGCAAATCTGATGTTGACGAAAAAGCATCAATGGTCGAAGTTAAGAGTGCAGAAAATGAAGCTAAGAAAATTAGCTGCTTCGATGGTGTTGGCGTTAAGTGCCTCATGGGTACAGGCAAATGAGTTGCCTGATATCGGTGAGCCAATACCTATATATACCGAAGCCGAACTAATTAAACTCATCAACAACAACCAACATTTAGAGCGTGTAAAAGCCGATAACTGTCAGCTTGTTGAAGATATTGTGGCTCGTGCGACTCGAATCAGCTTACCTGCGTATGAATTTTTATACGGAGATATGTTGGCGTGGGGAGTGTGTGTCAATCAAGATGTAGAGCTAGGTCTCTACTACATGGAAAATGCTGCCCACCAAGGTTTGCCGGCTGCTCTAGAGCAGATTGGTCGTTATTACTCACGTGGTACCTTAGTTCAGCAAGATAAAGAGCGCGCGATTCCTTACTTGCGTGAAGCGGCGGCTATGGGCAATCTCAATGCGCGTATTCACTTAGCAGAGCTGCTGCTACGTGATTATGGTAGTCCGCTTGACTATGAAGATGCCTATCGCTGGCTATATAACTCGGTCACGGCTGATCAGCGGGTACACAAACGCATTAGTGTGCTAAGGCAAGGCTTAGAGAGGCGTATGCCTCAGAACATTATCGCCAGAGCGAAAAAGCGCGATACCTTCTGGTAACAGCTAAAAAGTTTAACAGCACCTGACTTACTGCACTCGGTCGGTTGCGAAAATACAAAAATGCCCAGCACTTGCTGGGCATTGCTATTATGAGCCTGCGGTTATTGGACCACTTCACCAGATTTAATCACTGTCTCGCGAACCACTTTAGTGAACTCAAGTGCTTCTTTGCGAATCGCTTCTTCATCGACAGTGAGCATTTCGCGATCTTGCATCAGTACGTTTCCATCAACAATAGAGTGACGTACATTGCCTGAGTTTGCTGAGTAAACCAAAGCCGAGTACGGGTTATAGACTGGCACCATGTTTGGTGCTTTAGTGTCGATGACAATGATATCTGCCAGTTTACCAGCTTCAAGGGAACCGATTTTGTCTTCCATATGCAGTGCTTTGGCCGCACCCATGGTCGCCATATCAATTACTTTGATTGGTGGCATTGCCGCGCGATCTTTGTTAACCAGTTTATGTACTTTAGCCACTTGGTTGAATTCATCAATAGTACTCAAAGTGTTGCCTGACATTGGCCCATCAGTACCTAAGCCAATACGAACTTCTTCATCGTACATCTTAAGAGCAGGAGAAACGCCTTTTGCAGATTTAATGTTGGCGCTCATGTTATGTGCGACACCCATATCTGCTTCTTTCACCAGTTTGATGTCTTCATCATCAACTAAGATCATGTGAGCGCCAACTAGGTTTTTGTTCAGTGCGCCAATGCTATGCATGTATTGAACAGGCGATAGGCCATCAGAGCGTTCTGCGATTTTCTCTTCTTCACGGTGTGATTCCGCTAAGTGAATCATCACGGGCACATCGTGTTCAAGTGACAGCTTAGCCACTTTTTGCAGTGTTTCAGTGGTGTTCGTATATGGGGCGTGTGGCGCGAAAGCTGGTGTGATTCTCGGGTGGTCTTTGTACTCTTTGATAAAGTTAAGTGCGTACTGAATGCCTTCATCTGCGTTAGCAGCGTCAGCAACCGGGAACTTAATCACTGTTTCGCCCAATATGGCTCGCATGCCGATCTTATCGACGGTCTTTGCCACTTCATCTTCAAAATAGTACATGTCCGCGTAGGTGGTTACGCCACCTTTAACCATTTCGACGTTGCCAAGGTTTGCCCCGATACGGACCATATCTCGTGAAACAAGCTTAGCTTCTAGTGGGAAAATATAGCGGTGAAGTCGGTCAGGGACATCATCAGCTAGAGAACGAAATACCGTCATAGAGACGTGAGTATGGGTATTGATAAGGCCAGGCATAACAATATCGCCATCCACATCCAGTACTTTCTTCGCTTGGTATTGTTTCTCTAGGGATTGGTCACCAACTGCAATGATTTGATTACCCTTTACCACTACCGTTCCTTTTTCATACACGGTCTTATCTTGGTTCATAGTAAGAACCATGGCATCTGTGATCATTAAGTCCGCTTTCTCAGCAGCGGACGCCTGAAGCGAGAACAGACCAAGGCTAGCGATAGCCGAAGCGATTAAGGTACGTTTGATACTCATAGCAACACCTGTAGTAAAAGGAATAGTAAATTTTTCCTGAATCATACCCCCTTCTTTACTAGGTGCAATCGTTTGCCCAGTCAGTTGCAATGAAGTGTGATCTTTATCGTACGATGTTATGAGTTGTGAAGAGTCGAGATAAGTTATGAAAAATAGGTGGAAAAACTGCGAAATTAAAGCGACTTACCTGTAGCTTACCCCGCTAGTCAGATATACTAGTTTTAATTCCCCTCCTTTGTTAATTAGGCGCGCCTATGTCAGACAATATCCATAATGACCCATTTGCAGCTCGTGAATCGGAAAATTATGAAAACCCGATCCCAAGCCGTGAGTTTATTCTTGAGTTCCTCAGCCAAGCTGGCGTTCCGATGAACCGCAATGATCTCTTTGACGCTTTAAAGCTGAAAGGAGAAGATCATTACGAAGGCTTACGTCGTCGACTGCGCGCCATGGAGCGTGACGGGCAACTGGTCTTCACTCGCCGCCAATGCTACGCCTTACCAGAGAAACTGGAAATGGTGAAAGGCTATGTGATTGGTCATAAAGATGGTCATGGTTGGGTGCGTCCCGAAGGAAGCGTCGGCAAAG encodes:
- the motX gene encoding flagellar protein MotX, whose product is MKLRKLAASMVLALSASWVQANELPDIGEPIPIYTEAELIKLINNNQHLERVKADNCQLVEDIVARATRISLPAYEFLYGDMLAWGVCVNQDVELGLYYMENAAHQGLPAALEQIGRYYSRGTLVQQDKERAIPYLREAAAMGNLNARIHLAELLLRDYGSPLDYEDAYRWLYNSVTADQRVHKRISVLRQGLERRMPQNIIARAKKRDTFW
- a CDS encoding amidohydrolase gives rise to the protein MSIKRTLIASAIASLGLFSLQASAAEKADLMITDAMVLTMNQDKTVYEKGTVVVKGNQIIAVGDQSLEKQYQAKKVLDVDGDIVMPGLINTHTHVSMTVFRSLADDVPDRLHRYIFPLEAKLVSRDMVRIGANLGNVEMVKGGVTTYADMYYFEDEVAKTVDKIGMRAILGETVIKFPVADAANADEGIQYALNFIKEYKDHPRITPAFAPHAPYTNTTETLQKVAKLSLEHDVPVMIHLAESHREEEKIAERSDGLSPVQYMHSIGALNKNLVGAHMILVDDEDIKLVKEADMGVAHNMSANIKSAKGVSPALKMYDEEVRIGLGTDGPMSGNTLSTIDEFNQVAKVHKLVNKDRAAMPPIKVIDMATMGAAKALHMEDKIGSLEAGKLADIIVIDTKAPNMVPVYNPYSALVYSANSGNVRHSIVDGNVLMQDREMLTVDEEAIRKEALEFTKVVRETVIKSGEVVQ
- a CDS encoding adenylosuccinate synthase, which produces MGNNVVVLGTQWGDEGKGKIVDLLTEDAKYVVRYQGGHNAGHTLVIDGEKTVLHLIPSGILRDNVKCVIGNGVVLSPEALLKEMKPLEARGIPVRERLFVSEACPLILPYHIAIDNAREIARGAKAIGTTGRGIGPAYEDKVARRGLRVGDLFDKEMFAEKLKEVMEFHNFQLEHFYKAETVSYDEVLEQCMGYADLLTSMVMDVTDELDAARKRGDKVMFEGAQGTLLDIDHGTYPYVTSSNTTAGGVAAGSGFGPRHIGYILGITKAYCTRVGSGPFPTELYDGLDKQDPVGKHLGDVGHEFGATTGRLRRTGWFDAVAMRRAIQINSLTGMCLTKLDVLDGLKEIKICTGYKMKDGSILEVSPMAAESFEEATPIYETMPGWSETTFGAKSLDALPQAALDYIKRIEELTGVPVDIISTGPDRNETIIKVHPYQA